The Bradyrhizobium sp. B097 genome contains the following window.
GTCGCCGCCACCATGGCCTGCCACGGCTCGGTCCGCGCCGGCCGCCGCCTCAAGCCGGAAGAGATGAACGCGCTGCTGCGCGAGATGGAAGACACACCGAACTCCGGCCAGTGCAACCACGGCCGCCCGACCTATGTCGAGTTGAAGCTGAGCGATATCGAGAAGCTGTTCGGGCGGCGATAACCACCGCACCTTCCGTCGTCCCGGGCAAGCGAAGCGCGACCCGGGACCCATAACCACCGATGCCTCCGTTAACAAAGGCTGGGGCCCCAGCGTGCTTTCACAACACACTTTCGTGGTTATGGGTCCCTGCTTTCGCAGGGACGACAGATTTAGGGCATCCTAAGAACCCTTGCGCGCGAACACCTCCAGCGCCGTGCGAAGCTGCGCGATCCATTCGTCGCCATCTTCGAACCCGCCTGCCGCGATCCGCTTGCACACCTGATCGAGATCGTCACCATCGGCTGCGTGCCTGCCGACCTGCCGCGCAATCGCGGCATAGCCCTCCGTCAGCAGCACCAGACCCGGCGCGCTCGCTGCAACATACTGCTCCCGCGCCTCGCGGAAGAGCTGCGAGGCTTCGTCATACCGGCCAAGCGCCAGCTCAAACGCCGCCACCATCCAGACACCCGTTGCCTCGCGCAGCGGTCCGCGCTCCAGGGTCCGCACCAGCCCGAGCGAACGTTCTGCAAGCTCGCGCGCGGCCAGCAGATTGTCCTGATCGATCGGCTTGTTGGAAACGCTCCAGCCCGGCCAGCAATCGGCCGCCGCATTGTACGTCCAGCGCTGAACCATCATGAGCGCTTCGCGTTCGTCACCATCCTGCGTGCCGCGACGGCGTTCGATCTGGTCGGCGGCATCGCGCGCCGCCGCAAGCAGTGCCACGTCATCGCCGGCGCCGCGCAACGCCTTGACCCGCGCCTCAAGCTGACCCGCGAGCTCAGCGAGCGTTTCGGCCATGGTTCGCACTCCGCAAACGATGATGAATCAGTCGTGGGATGGAGAAAGCATAACCACCATAGAGTCAGCGGATGACGCTGACACCCATGCGCCCCTACACTTTTTCGCGAAGGAACACGAACTCCGTGTCGTCATAGGCGCGCCGCTCGAGCTCCTCGAACCCTTCGGGCGCAGCGAACGCCGCGGCCTTCGCCTCCTCGACGACGAGCAGCGCGCCCGGCGTCAGCCAGCCGCCGTCGCGCAGCGAGGCGAGCGCCTTGTCGGCGAGCCCCTTGCCATAGGGCGGATCGAGGAACACCAGCGAGAACGGCTCGACCGGATGCGCAGGTCCGAGATCGGTGGCATCCCGGCGATAGACCTTGGTGGTCCCGCCAAGGCCGAGCGACTCGACATTGTTGCGCAGCAAGGCTCGCGCCTCGGCGCCGTTGTCGACGAACAGCGTGAACTTCGCGCCGCGCGACACCGCCTCGATGCCGAGCGCTCCGGTGCCGGCA
Protein-coding sequences here:
- the rsmD gene encoding 16S rRNA (guanine(966)-N(2))-methyltransferase RsmD, which codes for MRVVGGRLKGRNLASPSGRDIRPTADRLRESVFNILVHAYDNPIEDARVLDLFAGTGALGIEAVSRGAKFTLFVDNGAEARALLRNNVESLGLGGTTKVYRRDATDLGPAHPVEPFSLVFLDPPYGKGLADKALASLRDGGWLTPGALLVVEEAKAAAFAAPEGFEELERRAYDDTEFVFLREKV